Proteins from one Gemmatimonadota bacterium genomic window:
- a CDS encoding Gfo/Idh/MocA family oxidoreductase — protein MAAKRYRAGAIGRTGQGNFGHGLHVPYQKIDCVDMIAVADPDAAGREKAIADAGAERGYEDYRDMLAKENLNIVSVCPRWVDCHEEMILACIEAGCHVYSEKPLAGDLASADRIVAAAEQNNCKIAVAHQAVYLRQVHQVRDLIRENRIGKLLSMHGYGKQDHRGGGEDMLVLGTHLFNMMRFLGGDPLWMTARVTVGDREIAPEDVREATEPIGAIAGDGVVSLFSFGDGVDGSFVSRSNQAGKGQGYGLVLVGESGRIAISGGAEAISIYEDGLWSPWRGGPAWQALDLAGDHLQETGNYLAIIDLIDAIERDRAPISSDRDARWALEMIHGAYASQISGQRVVFPNPDRSHPLEKWHSGH, from the coding sequence ATGGCAGCAAAACGCTATCGCGCCGGTGCAATTGGTCGGACCGGGCAGGGCAATTTTGGACATGGCCTGCATGTGCCCTATCAAAAAATCGACTGCGTGGATATGATCGCCGTAGCCGATCCAGACGCAGCCGGACGAGAAAAGGCCATTGCAGATGCAGGGGCAGAGCGAGGGTATGAGGACTATCGCGACATGCTGGCGAAAGAAAACCTCAATATTGTCAGCGTGTGCCCCCGGTGGGTCGATTGTCACGAAGAAATGATCTTAGCGTGTATCGAAGCCGGCTGCCATGTCTATTCGGAAAAACCACTTGCAGGTGACCTCGCGTCTGCAGATCGCATTGTAGCTGCCGCCGAACAGAACAACTGCAAAATTGCCGTAGCTCATCAGGCTGTTTACCTCAGACAAGTGCATCAAGTGCGCGATCTAATACGAGAAAATCGAATTGGAAAACTCCTCTCCATGCATGGGTATGGCAAACAAGACCATCGAGGCGGCGGCGAAGACATGCTGGTGTTGGGAACACATCTCTTCAACATGATGCGCTTTTTGGGTGGCGATCCCCTGTGGATGACAGCGCGCGTGACAGTAGGAGACCGAGAAATCGCACCCGAGGATGTGCGGGAAGCCACAGAGCCAATTGGTGCGATTGCGGGCGACGGCGTGGTCAGCCTGTTTTCTTTTGGCGATGGCGTGGATGGCTCTTTTGTCTCGCGGTCCAATCAAGCGGGAAAAGGACAGGGCTATGGGCTGGTACTGGTTGGAGAATCTGGGCGAATAGCCATAAGCGGAGGTGCCGAAGCAATATCCATTTACGAAGATGGACTGTGGTCACCCTGGAGAGGAGGTCCTGCGTGGCAGGCGCTCGACCTTGCGGGTGATCACTTGCAAGAGACGGGAAATTATCTCGCCATTATCGATCTGATTGACGCCATAGAACGCGATCGCGCCCCCATTTCCAGTGATCGAGATGCGCGTTGGGCGTTGGAAATGATTCACGGGGCGTACGCATCCCAAATTTCTGGACAACGCGTTGTTTTTCCGAACCCCGATCGTTCTCATCCGCTCGAGAAATGGCATTCCGGGCATTGA
- a CDS encoding zinc-binding alcohol dehydrogenase: KAHETNCGNVRTPMAMRKVAAIDGQGRISVIEEPVAAPKPGQVQIEVAASMVSPGTELGGVKRRRENPSDAAPRPFGYSNAGVVVAQGAGCEDIPLGTRVACMGGGYAQHATHACVPRNMAVHIPDGVSDEDASSIHLVATALNAVRRGAFQLSEHIAVAGLGLVGQFTCQWARISGCYVMGLDQLPMRLKKATTCGLLRGVNITEEDPVEVSKIFTRGYGIDGGVIAFGGDGTPAFITLSKMIKKAPDTHLMGRIVIVGGARIEHGFASALGNLDVRSAARTGPGYHDEEWEHGADYPPVFMQWTTRRNLEECLRFMDSEHLKVAPLITHRVALDDAPEACEELIQNPNAALGVVFLP, translated from the coding sequence CAAAGCGCATGAAACAAATTGTGGCAATGTGAGGACACCAATGGCAATGCGAAAGGTAGCGGCAATTGACGGCCAGGGCCGAATTTCTGTCATCGAAGAACCCGTTGCAGCCCCAAAGCCAGGCCAGGTTCAAATCGAAGTTGCGGCGAGCATGGTCAGCCCCGGCACAGAATTGGGTGGGGTGAAAAGGCGGCGAGAAAATCCATCGGATGCCGCACCTCGCCCGTTTGGATATTCCAATGCCGGCGTGGTCGTGGCGCAAGGCGCGGGGTGTGAAGACATACCACTTGGGACGCGCGTAGCCTGTATGGGAGGCGGATATGCCCAACATGCGACCCATGCCTGTGTACCGCGCAATATGGCGGTACACATTCCCGATGGCGTCAGCGATGAAGACGCCTCGTCTATTCATCTGGTCGCAACCGCCTTAAATGCCGTGCGGCGTGGCGCATTCCAACTCAGCGAACACATTGCCGTGGCAGGTCTGGGACTTGTGGGACAATTTACTTGCCAGTGGGCACGTATTTCGGGATGTTATGTAATGGGCCTGGACCAATTGCCCATGCGTCTAAAAAAAGCGACCACCTGTGGCTTGCTGCGCGGGGTCAATATCACAGAGGAAGACCCGGTTGAAGTATCGAAGATTTTTACGCGCGGTTATGGTATCGATGGCGGTGTAATTGCTTTTGGTGGCGATGGCACACCGGCTTTTATCACGCTTAGCAAAATGATCAAAAAAGCACCCGACACGCACTTGATGGGGCGCATTGTCATTGTGGGCGGCGCCCGGATAGAACACGGCTTTGCATCCGCGCTGGGCAATCTGGATGTGCGCAGTGCCGCACGCACAGGACCGGGCTATCACGACGAGGAATGGGAACACGGTGCGGATTATCCCCCCGTTTTTATGCAGTGGACAACGAGGCGAAATTTAGAAGAATGCTTGCGCTTCATGGATTCCGAACACTTAAAAGTAGCCCCCCTTATCACCCATCGGGTTGCATTAGATGACGCACCCGAAGCATGTGAAGAACTCATCCAGAATCCCAACGCGGCACTGGGCGTCGTGTTTTTACCTTAA
- a CDS encoding PAC2 family protein, translated as MKLNVLKELPRSFQASVLLAGWPGMGSVGIGAIDYIRRKLDAVAFAEIDMQSHFTPEAMIVEDGLATFPDPPAHVFYAVEEHDLIIFQSEAQIGGVPGDELLDKILDVGQRVGIDTVLTGAAYLTQSSHKEDAQVLGVANNTEFRDLLASHGVEILKEGMVSGLNGLLMGFAQKRDLNAACFLGTMPQYAAPIPNPKASKEIVLTLAHLLNFSVDMSEIDDAAEKMEGTMEDIEMQIQKTFSHMDDIPENEFPGGKIEEDKVPQSVMERIEKMFREVKKNDQFHKKANELKAELDRWNLYPFYEDRFLNLFKSGPGGSR; from the coding sequence ATGAAACTAAACGTATTGAAAGAATTGCCCCGTTCCTTTCAGGCATCCGTATTGCTTGCCGGATGGCCCGGTATGGGCAGCGTAGGAATTGGTGCGATTGACTATATCCGACGCAAACTCGATGCCGTCGCATTTGCAGAAATAGACATGCAATCCCACTTCACGCCCGAAGCCATGATCGTAGAAGATGGGCTCGCGACCTTTCCCGATCCGCCTGCCCATGTATTTTATGCAGTAGAAGAACACGACCTGATTATTTTTCAAAGCGAGGCGCAAATAGGCGGAGTACCCGGCGATGAATTATTGGACAAAATTCTGGATGTGGGACAACGGGTTGGCATCGATACCGTTCTCACGGGAGCGGCCTATCTCACACAGTCCAGTCACAAAGAAGATGCACAGGTGCTGGGGGTGGCGAACAACACTGAATTTCGAGATTTACTGGCATCGCATGGCGTGGAGATCTTAAAAGAGGGGATGGTCTCAGGGCTTAATGGTCTATTGATGGGCTTTGCTCAAAAACGCGATCTCAATGCAGCCTGTTTTTTGGGAACCATGCCGCAATACGCAGCACCCATCCCAAACCCCAAAGCTTCAAAAGAGATTGTGCTGACTCTGGCACATTTGTTAAATTTTTCGGTCGATATGTCGGAAATTGACGACGCTGCCGAAAAAATGGAAGGCACAATGGAAGATATTGAGATGCAGATCCAAAAGACATTTTCCCACATGGACGATATTCCAGAGAACGAATTCCCTGGCGGAAAGATCGAAGAGGATAAAGTGCCGCAGTCCGTTATGGAACGCATTGAAAAGATGTTTCGCGAAGTGAAAAAAAATGATCAGTTTCACAAAAAAGCCAATGAACTCAAAGCGGAACTGGACCGTTGGAACCTGTATCCATTTTACGAAGATCGTTTTCTGAATCTTTTCAAATCTGGCCCCGGAGGAAGCAGATAA